The Pseudomonas sp. G2-4 genome window below encodes:
- a CDS encoding ATP-binding protein, with amino-acid sequence MKCDPTLYRAAPPSLAVKPRLIRHLFLPPLIIALMIGLGYLGFWISEHYGVRGLAENGERQLELHARAVESEISKYTYLPSLLELESSVSQLLDDPTPEHRRTVNEYLEGLNRRSRSRAIYVMDTTGRVMATSNWRDVDSYLGEDLSFRAYFQNAVRGQPGRFYGIGSTNGEPGYYLAHGLEQQGKIIGVAVVKVRLEAMEERWQRARLEAFVSDENGIIILSSDPARRLKSVRPLSDETKERLARSLQYYWFPLNELVPLAREHLAEGMEKLTFPANTELMSDERAISYLSQSRPLSDTPWNFTLLTPLEDLRRQAINQGILVAVAFALVAFLLIAWNERRKVIATRLAAREALQQANNQLERRITERTTDLRASNERLKGQIRERRQAEETLRRAQDELVQAGKLAAIGQMSTSIAHELNQPLAALRTLSGNTVRFMERGQLDIASTNLKTINELIDRMGRITASLRSFARRGDDHGQASLGKGVEAALQLLGTRLESLKIQVHTNFTDVQVQIDQTRLEQILVNLIGNALDAMQSQPEPQLWLEGQAGDGKYRLRVRDNGHGIDPETRKHLFEPFFTTKPGEQGLGLGLTLSASLAAATGGYLGVEHPVEGGGTTFVLSLPLVSLLPAEPL; translated from the coding sequence ATGAAATGCGACCCCACCCTCTATCGCGCCGCGCCGCCATCACTTGCCGTGAAGCCCCGTCTGATCCGCCATCTGTTCCTGCCGCCGCTGATCATTGCCCTGATGATCGGCCTGGGTTACCTCGGCTTCTGGATCAGCGAGCACTACGGCGTTCGTGGCCTCGCCGAAAACGGTGAGCGCCAGCTGGAGCTGCACGCCCGTGCGGTCGAGAGCGAGATCAGCAAGTACACCTACCTGCCCAGCCTGCTGGAGCTTGAATCCAGCGTCTCGCAATTGCTCGACGACCCGACGCCCGAGCATCGCCGGACCGTCAACGAATACCTCGAAGGCCTGAATCGGCGCAGCCGCAGCCGGGCGATCTATGTCATGGACACCACCGGCCGGGTCATGGCCACCAGCAACTGGCGCGACGTCGACAGTTACCTGGGCGAAGACCTGTCCTTTCGCGCCTATTTCCAGAACGCCGTACGCGGCCAGCCGGGACGCTTCTACGGCATCGGCAGCACCAACGGCGAACCCGGCTACTACCTGGCCCATGGCCTGGAGCAACAGGGCAAGATCATCGGCGTCGCCGTGGTCAAGGTGCGCCTCGAAGCCATGGAAGAACGCTGGCAGCGAGCACGCCTGGAGGCCTTCGTCAGCGATGAGAACGGCATCATCATTTTGTCCAGCGACCCGGCGCGACGGCTCAAATCCGTGCGCCCCCTGAGCGACGAAACCAAGGAACGCCTGGCCCGCAGCCTGCAGTATTACTGGTTCCCGCTGAACGAACTGGTGCCTCTGGCCCGGGAACACCTGGCCGAGGGCATGGAGAAGCTGACCTTCCCGGCCAACACCGAACTGATGTCCGACGAACGCGCCATCAGCTACTTGTCACAGTCCCGCCCCTTGAGCGACACACCCTGGAATTTTACCCTGCTGACTCCGCTTGAAGACCTGCGCCGCCAAGCGATCAACCAAGGCATCCTGGTGGCCGTGGCCTTCGCCCTGGTGGCGTTCCTGCTGATCGCCTGGAATGAGCGGCGCAAGGTCATCGCCACCCGCCTCGCCGCCCGCGAAGCCTTGCAACAAGCCAACAACCAGCTCGAGCGTCGGATTACCGAACGCACCACCGACCTGCGGGCCAGCAACGAACGACTCAAGGGCCAGATCCGCGAACGACGGCAGGCCGAAGAGACCTTGCGCCGGGCCCAGGACGAACTGGTACAGGCCGGTAAACTGGCGGCCATCGGCCAGATGTCCACCAGCATCGCCCATGAACTCAACCAGCCGCTGGCGGCGCTGCGCACCTTGTCCGGTAATACCGTGCGCTTCATGGAGCGCGGCCAGCTGGATATCGCCAGCACCAACCTCAAGACCATCAACGAATTGATCGACCGCATGGGCCGGATCACCGCCAGCCTGCGCTCCTTTGCCCGACGCGGGGACGACCATGGCCAAGCCAGCCTCGGCAAGGGCGTCGAGGCCGCGCTGCAACTGCTGGGCACTCGCCTTGAAAGCCTGAAGATCCAGGTTCATACCAATTTCACCGACGTCCAGGTGCAAATCGACCAGACGCGCCTGGAGCAGATCCTGGTGAACCTGATCGGCAACGCCCTGGACGCCATGCAGAGCCAACCCGAGCCTCAGCTATGGCTCGAAGGCCAGGCCGGCGACGGCAAATATCGCCTGCGCGTGCGGGATAACGGCCACGGCATTGATCCGGAAACACGCAAGCATCTGTTCGAACCCTTCTTCACCACCAAACCCGGCGAACAGGGCCTGGGCCTGGGCCTGACGCTCTCCGCCAGCCTGGCCGCCGCCACAGGCGGATACCTGGGCGTCGAGCACCCGGTTGAGGGCGGTGGGACCACATTTGTCCTCAGTTTACCGTTGGTAAGCCTTTTACCTGCCGAGCCGCTATGA
- a CDS encoding sigma-54 dependent transcriptional regulator — MLGCQQALSLEDIPSIGVGSAEEALERIDDNFAGIVISDIRLPGIDGLELLTRLKARDRSLPVVLITGHGDISMAVGAMQKGAYDFMEKPFSPERLVDVARRALEQRSLAREVSSLRLQLAARDSLEGRIIGRSPAMQHLRALIANVADTSANVLIEGETGTGKELVARCLHDFSRRHDKQFVALNCGGLPENLFESEIFGHEANAFTGAGKRRIGKIEHADGGTLFLDEVESMPLPLQIKLLRVLQERTLERLGSNQSVAVDCRVIAATKSDLDEMGRAGQFRSDLYYRLNVVTLELPPLRERREDILQLFEHFLQQSSLRFDRTVPELDNQTLSNLMSHDWPGNVRELRNVAERYALGLPAFKKSGASSGSQGLAFAEAVEAFERNLLVDALQRSGGNLTQASQELGMAKTTLFDKVKKYGLSH; from the coding sequence CTGCTGGGCTGCCAGCAGGCCTTGAGCCTGGAAGACATTCCCAGCATCGGCGTGGGCAGTGCCGAAGAGGCCCTGGAGCGAATCGACGATAACTTTGCCGGCATCGTCATCAGCGACATTCGCCTGCCGGGCATCGATGGCCTGGAGCTACTGACACGCCTCAAGGCACGGGACCGCAGCCTGCCGGTGGTATTGATCACCGGACATGGCGACATCTCCATGGCCGTCGGCGCCATGCAGAAAGGTGCTTACGACTTCATGGAGAAACCCTTCTCCCCCGAACGCCTGGTGGACGTCGCCCGCCGCGCCCTGGAACAGCGCAGCCTGGCCCGAGAAGTTTCATCGCTGCGCCTGCAACTGGCCGCACGCGATTCCCTGGAAGGCCGGATCATTGGCCGATCACCCGCCATGCAGCACCTGCGTGCGCTGATCGCCAACGTCGCCGACACCTCGGCCAACGTGCTGATCGAAGGTGAAACCGGCACCGGCAAGGAATTGGTCGCCCGCTGCCTGCATGACTTCAGCCGACGCCACGACAAGCAATTCGTCGCGCTGAACTGCGGCGGCCTGCCGGAGAATCTGTTCGAAAGCGAGATCTTCGGCCACGAGGCCAATGCCTTTACCGGCGCCGGCAAACGCCGGATCGGCAAGATCGAGCACGCCGATGGCGGCACGCTGTTTCTCGATGAAGTGGAAAGCATGCCCCTGCCCTTGCAGATCAAGTTGCTGCGCGTGTTGCAGGAGCGCACCCTCGAACGCCTGGGCTCGAACCAGAGCGTGGCCGTGGATTGCCGGGTGATCGCCGCCACCAAATCCGACCTGGACGAAATGGGCCGAGCCGGGCAGTTCCGCAGCGACTTGTATTACCGACTCAACGTGGTGACCCTGGAACTGCCCCCCCTACGCGAACGCCGCGAAGACATCCTGCAGTTGTTCGAGCACTTCCTCCAGCAGTCGTCCCTGCGCTTCGACCGCACGGTGCCGGAGCTGGACAACCAGACCCTGTCGAACCTGATGAGCCACGACTGGCCGGGCAACGTGCGCGAACTGCGCAACGTCGCCGAACGCTATGCCCTGGGCCTGCCGGCCTTCAAGAAGTCCGGCGCCAGCAGTGGCAGCCAGGGCCTGGCCTTCGCCGAAGCAGTGGAGGCCTTCGAGCGCAACCTGCTGGTGGACGCCCTGCAACGCAGCGGTGGCAACCTGACCCAGGCCAGCCAGGAACTGGGGATGGCCAAGACCACGCTGTTCGACAAGGTCAAGAAGTATGGCCTGAGCCATTAA
- a CDS encoding NAD(P)-dependent oxidoreductase gives MSKIAIIGATGRAGSQLLEEALRRGHSVTAIARNTAKIGERAGVVSKQLDVLDSEALIVAITGHDVVISAAHFATVPADKVIAPVKAAGVKRLLVVGGAGSLLLPDGSRVIDSEGFPEEYLAEASAGALFLDVLRKEQDLDWTFLSPSAEFVETERTGQFRIGEEHLLFDDAGRSWISFADYAIAMIDEVETPQFSRARFTVGY, from the coding sequence ATGAGCAAAATCGCAATCATCGGCGCCACCGGTCGGGCCGGCAGCCAATTGTTGGAAGAGGCCCTGCGTCGTGGTCACAGCGTCACAGCCATTGCCCGTAACACCGCAAAAATCGGCGAAAGGGCCGGGGTGGTCAGCAAGCAGCTGGATGTATTGGACAGTGAAGCGTTGATCGTCGCCATCACCGGGCATGACGTGGTGATCAGCGCCGCCCACTTCGCCACCGTGCCGGCCGACAAGGTCATCGCACCGGTGAAGGCCGCCGGGGTCAAGCGCTTGCTGGTAGTGGGCGGGGCCGGATCGTTGTTGCTCCCGGACGGCTCTCGTGTGATCGACAGCGAGGGTTTCCCCGAGGAGTACCTCGCCGAAGCCAGTGCCGGTGCGCTGTTTCTTGATGTACTGCGCAAGGAACAGGATCTGGACTGGACCTTCCTCTCGCCCTCGGCGGAGTTCGTCGAAACCGAGCGCACCGGTCAGTTCCGAATCGGCGAGGAACACCTGTTGTTCGACGACGCCGGGCGCAGCTGGATCAGCTTTGCCGATTACGCCATCGCGATGATCGATGAGGTGGAGACGCCGCAGTTTTCGCGGGCGCGGTTCACCGTCGGGTATTGA
- a CDS encoding MBL fold metallo-hydrolase — protein MTVFTPLKRLLLATASMAFAAHTWAADLTLDVYNPGAAAIFPVTSVLVSGEKEAILVDAQFGKAQAEQVVEKIRASGKQLTTIYISHGDPDYYFGLETLTAAFPGAKILASAPTVEHIKHTMDGKLKYWGPILKTDAPAKAIVPQVLKGDSLTLEGKRLQVVGLDGPQPDRSFVWIPSIKAVVGGVVVAENIHVWMADTQTPQSHQDWLGTLASIEKLQPDTVIPGHYLGESARSLAPVKFTADYIKAFDEETARAKDSAALVAAMKKRYPNLGEDSSLELSAKVAKGEMKW, from the coding sequence ATGACCGTATTCACCCCACTCAAGCGCCTGTTGCTGGCGACCGCATCGATGGCTTTTGCCGCCCACACCTGGGCCGCCGACCTGACGCTGGATGTCTACAATCCGGGCGCGGCGGCCATTTTTCCGGTGACCTCGGTATTGGTCAGCGGCGAGAAGGAGGCGATCCTGGTGGACGCCCAGTTCGGCAAGGCCCAGGCCGAACAGGTCGTGGAAAAAATCCGCGCCAGCGGCAAACAACTGACCACGATTTACATCAGCCACGGCGATCCCGACTACTATTTTGGTCTGGAAACCCTGACAGCCGCGTTCCCCGGAGCCAAGATCCTGGCGTCCGCGCCGACGGTCGAGCACATCAAGCACACCATGGACGGCAAGCTGAAATATTGGGGGCCGATCCTGAAGACCGACGCACCGGCCAAAGCCATCGTGCCCCAGGTCCTCAAGGGCGACAGCCTGACCCTGGAAGGCAAGCGCTTGCAGGTCGTCGGCCTTGATGGCCCGCAGCCGGATCGCAGTTTCGTGTGGATCCCGTCGATCAAGGCGGTGGTCGGCGGTGTGGTGGTGGCCGAGAATATTCACGTCTGGATGGCCGATACCCAGACGCCGCAGTCCCATCAGGATTGGCTGGGGACGCTGGCAAGTATTGAAAAGCTGCAACCGGACACTGTGATCCCGGGCCATTACCTGGGTGAAAGTGCCCGGTCCCTGGCGCCGGTGAAATTCACCGCCGACTACATCAAGGCTTTCGACGAGGAAACTGCCCGGGCCAAGGACTCCGCTGCGCTGGTTGCTGCGATGAAAAAGCGCTACCCGAACCTGGGTGAAGACAGTTCCCTGGAGCTCAGTGCCAAGGTGGCCAAGGGTGAGATGAAGTGGTGA
- a CDS encoding LysR family transcriptional regulator, with protein sequence MDRLQAMRVFVTVVDLGSQSATAEHLDLSRPVVSRYLAELEDWVGARLMHRTTRKLSLTAAGTEILPRCRQMLELSGDMQAAVSAPDDAPRGMLRISASTSFGQAQLASAMAEYVKRYPGVSVDLQMLDRTVNLVDERIDLAIRMSNDLDPNLIARRLTVCRSVICASPGYLREHPTPQRVADLSRHNCLTHSYVGKSLWHFEQDGEQVSVPVQGNISANEASTLLRATMAGAGVAMLPSYQAGAHIKNGELIRLLAHAEPRQMNMYAVYASRKHMPSALRSMLDFLVLKFPEVPEWDVGL encoded by the coding sequence ATGGATCGTCTACAAGCAATGCGGGTGTTCGTCACGGTGGTGGACCTGGGCAGCCAGTCGGCCACGGCTGAGCACCTGGACCTGTCGCGGCCAGTGGTGTCGCGGTATCTGGCGGAGCTGGAAGACTGGGTCGGTGCGCGGTTGATGCACCGCACCACGCGCAAACTGAGCCTGACCGCCGCCGGCACGGAGATCCTGCCGCGCTGCCGGCAAATGCTGGAGCTGTCCGGCGACATGCAAGCGGCTGTCAGCGCGCCGGACGACGCGCCACGAGGCATGCTGCGTATCAGCGCCAGCACCTCGTTCGGCCAGGCCCAACTGGCAAGCGCCATGGCCGAATACGTCAAGCGATACCCAGGGGTGAGCGTCGACCTGCAAATGCTCGACCGCACCGTGAACCTGGTGGACGAGCGCATCGACCTGGCGATCCGCATGAGCAACGACCTGGACCCGAACCTGATTGCCCGGCGCCTCACGGTTTGCCGCTCGGTGATCTGTGCCTCGCCCGGTTACTTGCGCGAACACCCGACACCGCAGCGGGTTGCAGATTTAAGCCGGCACAATTGCTTGACCCATTCCTACGTTGGCAAGAGCCTGTGGCATTTCGAGCAGGACGGTGAACAGGTTTCGGTGCCCGTACAGGGCAATATCAGCGCCAACGAAGCCAGCACGCTGCTGCGGGCCACCATGGCCGGCGCCGGCGTGGCGATGCTGCCCAGCTATCAGGCCGGCGCCCACATCAAGAACGGCGAACTGATCCGCCTGCTGGCCCACGCCGAGCCCCGCCAGATGAACATGTACGCGGTGTACGCATCACGCAAGCACATGCCCTCGGCGCTGCGCAGCATGCTGGATTTCCTGGTGCTGAAATTTCCCGAGGTTCCGGAGTGGGATGTGGGGTTGTAG